TGGAGAAGAATCTCAAGAAGAATTAAAGGAACTGGGTAATGATGTATTTCAATACTTTGGGTTAGGCTGCCGTAATGTTTCCAAAATTTATGTGCCGGACCATTATGATTTTAAAGATGTGTTAGATAGTTGGCAAGCATTTAGCCCCATTAGCTTCCATCATAAATACAATAACAATTATGATTACAATAAATCAATTTTGCTGGTAAACAACGAACCTCATTACGATACCGGTTTTGTCTTGCTCCGAGAAACACCACAACTTGTCTCGCCTATCTCTGTCATTTTTTATGAAAGGTATACGGATAATGAAGACTTAAAGAAAAAGCTGGACACCATGGAAGACAAGATACAATGTGTTGTATCGCAGCAGGCCTGGTACCCGAATAGCTTTGCTTTTGGAGAAGCTCAACAACCAGAGCTATGGCATTATGCAGATGGGGTAAATACGCTGGATTTTTTACAAAACCTATCTTAACAAAAAGCCGCTTAATAGCGGCTTTTCTTTTTTAAGCATTTATTTCTTCAGTCTCATCAAAAGACTCCACATCCTGATCTTCTTTTTTCTTACGCTTCTTTTTGACTACTACATCGTAAATATCTTTACGACGCTGCTGCAAGTTACGTACACTGCCCTGTGTTCGTAATTTCTTGAGTAACTCTAAATCCAAATCACTTACTAGAGTAGTTTCTGTATTTGGTGTAGCTTCTGCAACTATTGCATCGTGCGGAAACGAAAAATCAGAAGGTGAGAATACTGCCGATTGTGAGTATTGAATGTCCATATTCTCTACACGAGGGAGATTACCCACACTACCAGAAACAACTACATAGCATTCATTTTCAATTGCTCTTGCCTGCGCGCATCTTCTTACTCTCAGGTAAGCATTTTTGGTATCAGTCCAGTAAGGAACAAAAAGGATATCCATTTCCTGATCTGCTAAAATCCTGCTGAGTTCAGGAAACTCCACATCATAGCAGATAAGAATACCAATACGACCTGCATCTGTGTTGAATACGCGTACATTTTCTCCACCCTGTAGTCCCCAGTAGCTTTGCTCGTCAGGGGTAATATGAAGCTTATACTGAGCATCTACATTACCATCGCGGTGCAGCAGATAGCTTACATTGTACAGTTTGTGTTCCTCATATACAGGCATAGATCCCGCTATGATATTAATATTGTAAGAAATAGCCAGTTCCTGCATTTTGTCTTTAATACTTTCTGTATAATCTGCAAGCATACGCACTGCATCAGCAGCAGGAACATCTTTGAACATAGCCATGAGCGGAGCATTAAAGAACTCCGGGAACATTACAAAATCTGCATTATAACTGGAAACCGTATCTACAAAAAACTCCATTTGGTGCAACAGGTCTTCCAGAGAAACTACTCTCCTCATTTGCCACTGTACTGCCCCTACCCTTACGATAGATTTGGTACCACCAATCAGTTTTTCTGACTCATCGTAATACACATTGAGCCACTCTAAAAGGGTAGCGTAGTAATGCGAGGCCACATCTTCATCAGAATATTTAGTAATTACTTTGCGAACGTGAAAATCGTTGGCTAGCTGAAAACTAAGGACAGGGTCATAAATTTCTTTATTTTTGACTTCCTCAATATACTTTTTAGGGCTCATTTCGTCCCTATATTTTTTGTAGCCAGGGATACGACCACCGGCAATAATTGCTCTTAGATTTAAGTTCTCACAAAGTTCTTTTCGGGCATCATACAGTCTTCTTCCCAATCGCATATCCCGGTATTCAGGGTGTACAAAAACATCTGTACCGTAAAGCGTATCGCCTTTGTAATCGTGCGTATCAAATTTACCATAACCTGTAATTTCATCGTAGGTATGGTTGTCGCCAAACTTCCGATAATCAACTATAATACTAAGCGCACCTGCTACAACCTTTTCGTCTACCTCTATGCATATCTGTCCTTCAGGAAAAGCTTTTAACTGGTTTTTAAACTCTTTTTTAGTCCATGCCCCTCCTGCCTGAGCATAGACAATTTTCATGATTTCCTGAATATCATCGTAATCGCTTAAGCGAAGCTGTCTTAGCTTAAGACGATGGTGCTCTACAATCTCTTTATTGTTCATATTTAAAGTTTATTGTTTCGCTCTATAACAAGCGATTAACGCAATTTCGTTTTATTATTAACTTTTACCAAGCCCAGTCGTTTTATGAATGAACTATTTTTTTCAACCTTAAACTTTTTAATGTATGGCACTAAGAAAAGCAAATGCAGAATGGAACGGAGGACTTAAAAGCGGCAAAGGAAACGTGGCCTTAGGCAGCGGAGCCTTTGAAGGCGCTTACAGTTTCCAGTCTCGTTTTGAAGAGGGTAATGGCACTAACCCGGAAGAACTTGTTGCTGCTGCTCATGCGGGCTGCTTTAGCATGGCTTTGTCTGCAGCACTTGAAGGTGCAGGCTATTCACCTAAAAGTGTGAAGACTGAGGCTCAGGTCAGTTTAGTAAAAGAAGGAGAAGGGTTTGCAATTAATAAGATTAAACTAATTACTCAGGCTAAGATAGCAGATATTAGCAAAGAAGACTTTCAGAAGCAGGCACAAGGCGCTAAAGAAAACTGCCCTATCTCGAAAGTACTTACTGGTACCAATATAGAACTGGAAGCCAAACTGCTCTAGTTTCATAGTCATAAAAAAGGCTGCCTTTTAACTAAAGGCAGCCTTTTTTTTACTTTTCAAAAACAGTTATGGGGTACGGCCTCGCCATACTTCTATCCATCCGGTAAATTTATTTCCATCTGGCATTATCAGCTGATAGAAGTACATACCGTCAGCATTTCCTTCGCCATCCCATCCCTTATCATTGCTGTAATTGTCGGACTCATATACGATTTTACCCCAACGGTTTGTAATCAACATTTTAGCTCCTTGTTCACTATCTTCAGGAGTTAAGTTGATGATTTTGAAGGTGTCGTTATCTCCATCACCGTTAGGAGTAATAATATTCGGTATGTAAAGCTCAGCCGTGTAACGTACCTCAACTTCGTATAACAACGAGCATCCGAAACGATCTCTCACCTCAACAAAGTAAGTGCCTCGCTCCATATCATGGTATTCATAGCTATAAGGTTGAATTACTGGATTGTCGTTAACTACCTCTACCCAATCAGTAGTAGCTCCGTTAGGATCGGCCGCAATACGAACCTCATAAGGCTG
This window of the Porifericola rhodea genome carries:
- a CDS encoding carbon-nitrogen hydrolase family protein → MNNKEIVEHHRLKLRQLRLSDYDDIQEIMKIVYAQAGGAWTKKEFKNQLKAFPEGQICIEVDEKVVAGALSIIVDYRKFGDNHTYDEITGYGKFDTHDYKGDTLYGTDVFVHPEYRDMRLGRRLYDARKELCENLNLRAIIAGGRIPGYKKYRDEMSPKKYIEEVKNKEIYDPVLSFQLANDFHVRKVITKYSDEDVASHYYATLLEWLNVYYDESEKLIGGTKSIVRVGAVQWQMRRVVSLEDLLHQMEFFVDTVSSYNADFVMFPEFFNAPLMAMFKDVPAADAVRMLADYTESIKDKMQELAISYNINIIAGSMPVYEEHKLYNVSYLLHRDGNVDAQYKLHITPDEQSYWGLQGGENVRVFNTDAGRIGILICYDVEFPELSRILADQEMDILFVPYWTDTKNAYLRVRRCAQARAIENECYVVVSGSVGNLPRVENMDIQYSQSAVFSPSDFSFPHDAIVAEATPNTETTLVSDLDLELLKKLRTQGSVRNLQQRRKDIYDVVVKKKRKKKEDQDVESFDETEEINA
- a CDS encoding OsmC family protein, producing MALRKANAEWNGGLKSGKGNVALGSGAFEGAYSFQSRFEEGNGTNPEELVAAAHAGCFSMALSAALEGAGYSPKSVKTEAQVSLVKEGEGFAINKIKLITQAKIADISKEDFQKQAQGAKENCPISKVLTGTNIELEAKLL